One Rosa chinensis cultivar Old Blush chromosome 3, RchiOBHm-V2, whole genome shotgun sequence DNA window includes the following coding sequences:
- the LOC112191459 gene encoding pentatricopeptide repeat-containing protein At5g02860 has translation MASKSSKSNTKISTIKINSPHCSDIVFDTPIPSCPWKGHRFTIGLGPGDPEDLPEVFDKVRNTSEGFFKSFVKMFDNLGTDGYRDLAMEIGDLYADHGVLLPVVTMTGIIDEYAEAGKTAEALHVYRIMLDSENCAPNAYTYSVIIRALAKDPNPNFHGVAKEFVMEMMGKGWQPNASTYTTVFEAFAGQEKMEEAKQFLEEMKTSGFVADKKAMRAFRKVLKVKGPVVKSIFDILFDNFDDYSDESDDDDDVVRKRTKDIDWSKYPPESYVPFSKKQVIEDDPENPKDLEQMFDTMRRTGALVSTVTRMLNMLQNDGFLSQVEEIRTALEVDHNLPEVVTHTGVIEIYGRHDEAKHALKVFLRMLSLGVCPNAYTYSVLIKALAKDSNFLGDAKNYLLEMMGKGMQPNARTYTPVFKAFARLEEDNVKKGKEFLMEMEAMGFKANKKAVMEVLKDRKGPVIKTVIKILFGK, from the exons ATGGCGAGCAAAAGCTCCAAAtccaacaccaagattagcacgaTCAAGATTAACAGCCCCCACTGTAGCGATATAGTCTTTGATACCCCCATTCCTTCATGTCCTTGGAAAGGCCACCGGTTCACCATTGGCCTTGGACCAGGAGACCCCGAGGACTTGCCGGAAGTTTTCGACAAGGTTAGGAACACCAGTGAAGGCTTTTTCAAGAGTTTTGTCAAGATGTTCGACAATTTGGGTACAGACGGCTACAGGGACTTGGCTATGGAGATTGGGGATCTATACGCTGACCATGGTGTTTTGCTCCCGGTTGTGACCATGACCGGCATCATTGATGAGTATGCTGAAGCCGGCAAGACCGCTGAGGCTCTCCATGTGTACCGGATAATGTTGGATTCTGAAAATTGCGCCCCCAATGCTTACACTTATAGTGTGATCATCAGGGCTCTGGCCAAAGACCCCAACCCCAATTTTCATGGTGTTGCTAAGGAGTTTGTGATGGAGATGATGGGGAAGGGATGGCAGCCGAATGCCAGCACATACACCACTGTGTTTGAGGCATTTGCAGGTCAGGAGAAGATGGAAGAGGCCAAGCAGTTTCTTGAGGAGATGAAAACTAGTGGGTTTGTGGCTGACAAGAAAGCAATGAGGGCTTTCAGAAAGGTTCTTAAGGTTAAAGGGCCTGTTGTCAAAAGCATTTTCGATATTCTATTTG ATAACTTTGATGACTATTCAGACGAGTCagacgatgatgatgatgttgtAAGGAAGCGCACCAAAGACATTGACTGGTCGAAGTACCCCCCTGAGAGCTATGTTCCTTTCAGCAAGAAACAAGTCATTGAGGACGACCCAGAAAACCCGAAAGATTTGGAGCAAATGTTCGACACAATGCGCAGGACTGGAGCCCTTGTCAGCACTGTGACCAGGATgctcaacatgctacaaaatgATGGATTCTTGTCCCAAGTCGAGGAGATCAGGACTGCGTTAGAAGTGGATCATAATCTGCCTGAAGTCGTGACTCATACTGGTGTCATCGAGATCTATGGCAGGCATGATGAGGCCAAGCATGCTCTCAAGGTGTTTTTGCGCATGTTATCCCTTGGAGTTTGCCCAAACGCATACACTTACAGTGTTTTGATTAAGGCACTCGCTAAAGACTCCAACTTTCTTGGTGATGCCAAGAATTACTTACTGGAAATGATGGGTAAGGGAATGCAGCCCAATGCCAGGACATACACCCCAGTGTTCAAGGCCTTTGCCCGGCTAGAGGAGGATAATGTGAAGAAGGGGAAGGAGTTTCTTATGGAGATGGAAGCTATGGGGTTTAAGGCAAACAAGAAGGctgtgatggaggttctcaagGACAGAAAAGGGCCTGTTATTAAAACAGTCATCAAAATTCTCTTTGGCAAGTAG